One window of Candidatus Binatia bacterium genomic DNA carries:
- the nosZ gene encoding Sec-dependent nitrous-oxide reductase — protein sequence MAQDAAQKVYVPPGKHDEFYAFLSGGFSGQVAVYGLPSGRLLRVIPVFAVNPENGYGFSEETKPLLMTSHGFIPWDDYHHPELSQTNGVPDGRWLFGNSNNTPRIGRTDLRTFQTVEILEIPNSGGNHASPFVTPDTKYVVSATRFSVPIPQRDVPIQSYKENFKGTLNFIAVDSESGRMNLAFQLLVPGFDYDLAHCGKGPSYGWCFFTSYNTEQAHTLLEIRASQNDKDFTAAVNWRRAEDCLKEGKGEQWPAEYYHNVYDEERHLAVSEVKREVTVLDAAACPGVIYYLPTPKSPHGVDVDPSGEYIVGGGKLATVIPVHSFSKMQKAIAEKKFAGEVAGIPVLAYEATIAGEVEKPCLGPLHTEFDGQGFAYTSCFVSSEVVKWQLGTWQVVDRVPTYYSIGHLMIPGGDSQKPWGKYLVAMNKITKDRYLPTGPELTQSAQLYDISGKKMQLLLDFPTVGEPHYAQALPANLIKDKVAKIYPIEKNHHPDAVKSEKEARVERRGNEVHVYLTAIRSHFTPDNIEGIRLGDTVYFHVTNLEQDWDIPHGFAVFGSENAELLVMPGETRTLKWVPKAVGVYPFYCTDFCSALHQEMQGYVRVSAPTADVPLRYGTGK from the coding sequence ATGGCTCAGGATGCGGCCCAGAAGGTTTACGTTCCACCCGGAAAGCACGATGAATTTTACGCGTTCTTGTCGGGTGGCTTTTCCGGTCAGGTGGCGGTTTACGGTTTACCGTCCGGAAGGTTGCTCCGCGTGATTCCGGTCTTCGCCGTAAATCCGGAGAACGGCTACGGGTTTTCCGAGGAGACGAAGCCGTTACTCATGACTTCTCATGGCTTCATCCCCTGGGATGACTATCACCACCCCGAATTATCCCAGACCAACGGCGTGCCGGACGGGCGTTGGTTGTTCGGAAATTCCAACAACACGCCTCGCATCGGTCGCACCGACTTGCGGACCTTTCAAACCGTAGAGATCCTGGAAATTCCCAACTCCGGGGGCAACCATGCCTCGCCGTTCGTCACGCCGGATACGAAATACGTCGTCTCCGCGACGCGGTTTTCGGTGCCCATCCCACAGCGCGACGTTCCGATTCAAAGCTACAAGGAGAACTTCAAGGGGACGTTGAACTTTATCGCGGTGGACTCCGAGTCCGGCCGGATGAATTTGGCCTTTCAGTTGCTGGTTCCGGGCTTCGACTACGACTTGGCCCACTGTGGAAAAGGGCCGTCGTACGGTTGGTGCTTTTTTACCTCTTACAACACAGAGCAAGCACACACGCTGCTCGAGATCCGTGCCTCGCAAAACGACAAAGACTTTACTGCAGCCGTGAATTGGCGGCGAGCGGAGGATTGTTTGAAGGAGGGCAAGGGCGAACAGTGGCCAGCGGAGTACTATCACAACGTGTACGACGAGGAGCGTCACCTCGCGGTTAGCGAGGTCAAGCGGGAAGTGACGGTGCTCGACGCGGCTGCCTGCCCAGGTGTGATCTATTATTTGCCAACGCCGAAGTCCCCTCATGGGGTGGATGTCGATCCGTCGGGGGAATACATCGTCGGCGGTGGGAAGTTGGCCACTGTGATTCCTGTGCACTCCTTCAGCAAGATGCAGAAGGCGATTGCGGAGAAGAAATTTGCTGGCGAGGTCGCGGGCATCCCTGTGTTGGCTTACGAAGCGACGATTGCCGGCGAGGTCGAGAAGCCCTGCCTTGGGCCATTGCACACGGAGTTTGACGGACAAGGTTTTGCCTACACGTCGTGCTTTGTCAGCTCCGAAGTCGTCAAGTGGCAACTGGGCACTTGGCAAGTGGTGGACCGTGTACCGACCTACTACTCCATTGGCCACTTAATGATTCCGGGCGGCGACTCACAGAAGCCGTGGGGCAAGTACTTAGTGGCCATGAACAAAATTACGAAGGATCGCTACCTACCGACCGGGCCAGAGCTCACGCAGTCGGCGCAACTGTACGACATCTCGGGCAAAAAAATGCAATTGTTGCTCGACTTTCCCACCGTCGGCGAACCGCACTACGCGCAGGCGCTACCAGCGAACTTGATCAAGGACAAGGTGGCAAAGATCTACCCGATCGAGAAGAATCATCACCCCGATGCGGTGAAGAGCGAAAAAGAAGCCCGAGTGGAACGGCGGGGCAACGAGGTCCATGTATACCTGACCGCGATTCGCAGTCACTTCACCCCAGACAACATCGAAGGCATCCGCCTCGGCGATACGGTGTACTTCCACGTCACGAATCTCGAGCAGGACTGGGATATCCCACACGGATTCGCAGTCTTCGGTTCGGAGAACGCCGAATTGCTGGTCATGCCCGGCGAGACGAGGACGCTCAAGTGGG
- a CDS encoding cytochrome c — protein MPYSVLVSVGVLLLAVGGCSRSEEPQAGSSSAAQVSAPAGHSGKGIGPVQNVQLGPLDKALAEKGRGIFEQKCAACHRFDERFVGPPLKGVTQKRAPEWIMNMILNPVEMTQKDEAARELLATYLTQMTFQNVSQEDARAILEYFRQVDGDS, from the coding sequence ATGCCTTATTCGGTCTTAGTAAGCGTCGGTGTCTTGTTACTGGCCGTGGGCGGTTGTTCGCGTTCGGAAGAGCCACAAGCTGGGTCTTCATCGGCGGCGCAAGTGTCCGCCCCTGCGGGCCACTCGGGAAAGGGCATTGGTCCGGTTCAGAATGTGCAGCTCGGGCCTTTGGACAAAGCCTTAGCGGAGAAAGGAAGAGGGATATTCGAGCAAAAATGTGCTGCTTGCCATCGTTTCGATGAGCGCTTCGTCGGACCCCCACTAAAGGGGGTCACGCAGAAAAGAGCACCGGAGTGGATCATGAACATGATTCTGAATCCGGTAGAGATGACTCAAAAGGATGAAGCCGCGAGAGAGCTGCTGGCGACCTACCTGACGCAGATGACCTTCCAGAACGTTTCGCAAGAAGATGCGCGAGCCATCTTGGAATATTTCCGCCAGGTGGACGGCGACTCTTGA